One window of Amaranthus tricolor cultivar Red isolate AtriRed21 chromosome 13, ASM2621246v1, whole genome shotgun sequence genomic DNA carries:
- the LOC130798915 gene encoding uncharacterized protein LOC130798915: MVIAFRKARKYVRLHINFCFCRMPPRRRTSAEKESSRQRLRALENALIALANRSTVPANNQSVFDRFDRHRPPAYEGTADPVVLEGWLRKIEKLFDATGCPDAEKVAIGSYYLKKEADNWWGMVKAECLATSGFGWEKFSKKLKERFYPDELRWLKREEFLSLKHGSMSVQAYTNKFTELSRFAAVLIPSEAEKVRLYVRRLDAWIRVPMMCSGAATFQRAYEVALSAYAAVQEEEDARRALTAKRPPPSFHTANPSKKSKLIPANKGSTSDSRPKKCFKCQKDWHAGKNCDGSNVKCFYCNDEGHHSYSCPKNSDASKTITGSYAPLRNRVYNMSETEEESDVDVIAGTILVNSIPAYVLFDTGLLLLSSLLPLLKQPS; this comes from the coding sequence ATGGTAATTGCTTTTAGAAAAGCAAGGAAGTATGTAAGACTACatataaatttctgtttttgtagGATGCCTCCTAGAAGAAGAACCTCTGCTGAGAAGGAGTCTTCTCGCCAACGTCTGAGAGCTCTAGAGAATGCTCTCATTGCCCTCGCAAATCGATCCACTGTTCCGGCAAATAACCAGTCTGTCTTTGATCGGTTTGATCGTCACCGTCCCCCAGCCTATGAGGGTACTGCCGATCCTGTTGTTCTCGAAGGTTGGTTGCGTAAGATAGAAAAACTCTTTGACGCGACCGGCTGCCCAGATGCTGAAAAGGTAGCTATTGGCTCGTATTACCTGAAGAAAGAGGCTGACAACTGGTGGGGTATGGTCAAAGCTGAATGTCTTGCTACCTCTGGCTTTGGGTGGGAAAAGTTCTCCAAGAAGTTGAAGGAGAGATTCTATCCGGACGAGTTGAGGTGGCTTAAAAGAGAAGAGTTTCTCTCTCTGAAACATGGTTCTATGTCGGTGCAAGCATATACTAACAAGTTCACAGAGTTGTCTCGTTTTGCTGCTGTTTTGATCCCTTCTGAAGCTGAGAAAGTGAGGTTGTATGTGAGGAGGTTAGACGCTTGGATTAGGGTACCAATGATGTGTTCAGGTGCTGCTACTTTCCAGAGGGCTTATGAAGTTGCCCTTAGTGCTTATGCTGCAGTTCAGGAGGAAGAAGATGCTAGGCGTGCTCTCACAGCCAAGAGGCCCCCTCCCTCATTTCATACTGCAAACCCCTCCAAGAAGTCTAAGCTTATTCCTGCGAACAAGGGGAGTACTTCTGATTCTAGACCAAAGAAGTGTTTCAAGTGCCAGAAAGATTGGCACGCTGGCAAAAATTGTGATGGTTCTAATGTCAAGTGTTTCTATTGCAATGATGAGGGTCACCATTCGTACTCTTGCCCTAAGAATTCTGATGCAAGCAAGACAATTACTGGTAGTTATGCCCCCCTCCGTAACAGGGTTTATAATATGTCCGAAACCGAGGAAGAATCGGATGTTGATGTCATTGCTGGTACTATTCTCGTAAACTCTATTCCtgcttatgttttatttgatactGGGCTACTGCTTCTTTCATCTCTTCTTCCTTTACTGAAACAGCCAAGTTGA